The following are from one region of the Syngnathus acus chromosome 10, fSynAcu1.2, whole genome shotgun sequence genome:
- the tinf2 gene encoding TERF1-interacting nuclear factor 2 isoform X1: MASRKPNDTHAGVSHPLASLQLLAPPVRLLSAALWKVMKQREVAQYGVLAEFVESTCDAVSDLLTSRHRAKLALGLRTRLILELLRVPQPDGSVIGTHLRKIKAPPVPSASTAKIDVKVKKSVESFHTLVHELLTDSAAKEEFFQEEFLEDYGPLFEERLEKLLWEFLIRLDQLLPVPSLPQSVCAQTVSWLSENPAVLEECARAASQPQLLKTLLDHQACLSASLPPNAADSILTAVSLPLSGKVPSSLQQGPGSSSSCGDQPMRERDLTPPAAAAIRELLTDSDDAPAIKKAKRDGGELTGRSGRAQAGDEEPMTSQKHHSLVVAALGRRQLRLVIPKLSSAQLCPGATPSGPKTNLDDSISTSLPSEFFGSVASNPQPGAGSSEDRTAPRPNKTVAPERSHNEQDGGRPATSKARSSLARHEQGEALTPQKLRQAKVVIRKLQRCELHLGAASFYGLKSVDEKENCPRSVSGGALSSPQRCSSSSSAEAPVPSGDDYVADSEDEGTKKFKERLFLKRYRKSKHGTFFPTLREFLKLRKRAVLLIAHRDGVFDRFSLT, translated from the exons ATGGCGTCAAGGAAGCCTAACGACACGCATGCTG GTGTCAGTCATCCCTTGGCCAGTTTGCAGCTGCTGGCTCCGCCCGTGCGCTTGCTATCCGCCGCCCTCTGGAAGGTCATGAAGCAGCGGGAAGTGGCGCAGTACGGCGTCCTGGCGGAATTTGTGGAGTCCACTTGCGACGCCGTGTCCGACTTGCTCACCTCCAGGCACCGGGCCAAGCTGGCGTTGGGGCTGAGAACGCGA CTCATCTTGGAGCTCCTGCGTGTCCCGCAACCCGATGGCAGCGTCATTGGGACCCACCTGAGAAAGATAAAAGCTCCTCCCGTCCCGTCCGCTTCTACCGCG AAGATTGACGTCAAGGTGAAGAAATCGGTCGAGAGTTTTCACACGCTGGTCCACGAGCTGCTCACTGACTCGGCTGCCAAGGAGGAGTTTTTCCAG GAGGAGTTCCTGGAGGACTACGGTCCATTATTCGAGGAAAGACTGGAGAAGCTGCTGTGGGAGTTTCTCATTCGATTGGATCAACTGCTCCCGGTGCCCAGCCTTCCTCAG AGCGTGTGTGCGCAGACGGTGTCGTGGCTCAGCGAGAACCCCGCCGTCTTGGAAGAGTGCGCCCGTGCCGCCAGCCAGCCCCAGCTTCTCAAGACTTTGCTCGACCATCAAGCCTGTCTCTCAG CATCCCTCCCACCCAACGCGGCAGACTCCATCTTGACCGCCGTCTCTTTACCGCTCTCTGGAAAAGTGCCTTCAAGTCTGCAACAAGGCCCCGGGTCGTCAAGCTCTTGCGGGGATCAGCCGATGCGCGAGCGAGACCTAACGCCGCCCGCGGCCGCCGCAATCCGCGAGCTGCTGACCGACAGCGACGACGCGCCGGCAATCAAGAAGGCCAAGCGAGACGGCGGCGAGCTGACTGGGAGGAGCGGCCGCGCCCAGGCCGGCGATGAGGAACCCATGACGTCCCAAAAGCATCACAGCCTCGTCGTGGCGGCCCTTGGACGCCGCCAACTCAGACTGGTGATTCCAAAACTGTCGAGCGCCCAGCTATGTCCGGGAGCGACGCCTTCTGGCCCAAAAA CAAACTTGGATGACTCCATCTCGACATCCCTCCCTTCAGAGTTTTTCGGAAGCGTGGCCTCAAATCCGCAACCAGGCGCTGGGTCTTCCGAGGATCGGACCGCGCCGAGACCAAACAAAACGGTCGCCCCCGAAAGAAGCCACAATGAGCAAGATGGCGGCAGGCCGGCCACCTCGAAGGCAAGGAGCAGCCTCGCTAGACACGAGCAAGGGGAAGCGCTAACGCCCCAAAAGCTTCGCCAAGCCAAAGTGGTGATTCGAAAACTGCAGCGCTGCGAGCTCCATCTAGGAGCGGCGTCTTTCTACGGGCTGAAGAGCGTCGACGAGAAAGA AAATTGTCCAAGGTCAGTAAGCGGAGGCGCCTTGTCATCTCCTCAGcggtgcagcagcagcagcagtgcag AGGCGCCGGTCCCCTCGGGCGATGATTACGTGGCAGATTCTGAGGACGAAGGCACCAAGAAGTTCAAGGAGAGA CTGTTTCTCAAGCGTTACCGCAAAAGCAAGCACGGCACGTTCTTCCCCACCCTGCGTGAATTCTTGAAGCTGCGGAAGCGCGCCGTGCTGCTTATTGCCCACCGTGATGGTGTCTTTGACCGCTTCAGTCTTACGTGA
- the tinf2 gene encoding TERF1-interacting nuclear factor 2 isoform X3 → MASRKPNDTHAGVSHPLASLQLLAPPVRLLSAALWKVMKQREVAQYGVLAEFVESTCDAVSDLLTSRHRAKLALGLRTRLILELLRVPQPDGSVIGTHLRKIKAPPVPSASTAKIDVKVKKSVESFHTLVHELLTDSAAKEEFFQEEFLEDYGPLFEERLEKLLWEFLIRLDQLLPVPSLPQSVCAQTVSWLSENPAVLEECARAASQPQLLKTLLDHQACLSASLPPNAADSILTAVSLPLSGKVPSSLQQGPGSSSSCGDQPMRERDLTPPAAAAIRELLTDSDDAPAIKKAKRDGGELTGRSGRAQAGDEEPMTSQKHHSLVVAALGRRQLRLVIPKLSSAQLCPGATPSGPKKFFGSVASNPQPGAGSSEDRTAPRPNKTVAPERSHNEQDGGRPATSKARSSLARHEQGEALTPQKLRQAKVVIRKLQRCELHLGAASFYGLKSVDEKENCPRSVSGGALSSPQRCSSSSSAEAPVPSGDDYVADSEDEGTKKFKERLFLKRYRKSKHGTFFPTLREFLKLRKRAVLLIAHRDGVFDRFSLT, encoded by the exons ATGGCGTCAAGGAAGCCTAACGACACGCATGCTG GTGTCAGTCATCCCTTGGCCAGTTTGCAGCTGCTGGCTCCGCCCGTGCGCTTGCTATCCGCCGCCCTCTGGAAGGTCATGAAGCAGCGGGAAGTGGCGCAGTACGGCGTCCTGGCGGAATTTGTGGAGTCCACTTGCGACGCCGTGTCCGACTTGCTCACCTCCAGGCACCGGGCCAAGCTGGCGTTGGGGCTGAGAACGCGA CTCATCTTGGAGCTCCTGCGTGTCCCGCAACCCGATGGCAGCGTCATTGGGACCCACCTGAGAAAGATAAAAGCTCCTCCCGTCCCGTCCGCTTCTACCGCG AAGATTGACGTCAAGGTGAAGAAATCGGTCGAGAGTTTTCACACGCTGGTCCACGAGCTGCTCACTGACTCGGCTGCCAAGGAGGAGTTTTTCCAG GAGGAGTTCCTGGAGGACTACGGTCCATTATTCGAGGAAAGACTGGAGAAGCTGCTGTGGGAGTTTCTCATTCGATTGGATCAACTGCTCCCGGTGCCCAGCCTTCCTCAG AGCGTGTGTGCGCAGACGGTGTCGTGGCTCAGCGAGAACCCCGCCGTCTTGGAAGAGTGCGCCCGTGCCGCCAGCCAGCCCCAGCTTCTCAAGACTTTGCTCGACCATCAAGCCTGTCTCTCAG CATCCCTCCCACCCAACGCGGCAGACTCCATCTTGACCGCCGTCTCTTTACCGCTCTCTGGAAAAGTGCCTTCAAGTCTGCAACAAGGCCCCGGGTCGTCAAGCTCTTGCGGGGATCAGCCGATGCGCGAGCGAGACCTAACGCCGCCCGCGGCCGCCGCAATCCGCGAGCTGCTGACCGACAGCGACGACGCGCCGGCAATCAAGAAGGCCAAGCGAGACGGCGGCGAGCTGACTGGGAGGAGCGGCCGCGCCCAGGCCGGCGATGAGGAACCCATGACGTCCCAAAAGCATCACAGCCTCGTCGTGGCGGCCCTTGGACGCCGCCAACTCAGACTGGTGATTCCAAAACTGTCGAGCGCCCAGCTATGTCCGGGAGCGACGCCTTCTGGCCCAAAAA AGTTTTTCGGAAGCGTGGCCTCAAATCCGCAACCAGGCGCTGGGTCTTCCGAGGATCGGACCGCGCCGAGACCAAACAAAACGGTCGCCCCCGAAAGAAGCCACAATGAGCAAGATGGCGGCAGGCCGGCCACCTCGAAGGCAAGGAGCAGCCTCGCTAGACACGAGCAAGGGGAAGCGCTAACGCCCCAAAAGCTTCGCCAAGCCAAAGTGGTGATTCGAAAACTGCAGCGCTGCGAGCTCCATCTAGGAGCGGCGTCTTTCTACGGGCTGAAGAGCGTCGACGAGAAAGA AAATTGTCCAAGGTCAGTAAGCGGAGGCGCCTTGTCATCTCCTCAGcggtgcagcagcagcagcagtgcag AGGCGCCGGTCCCCTCGGGCGATGATTACGTGGCAGATTCTGAGGACGAAGGCACCAAGAAGTTCAAGGAGAGA CTGTTTCTCAAGCGTTACCGCAAAAGCAAGCACGGCACGTTCTTCCCCACCCTGCGTGAATTCTTGAAGCTGCGGAAGCGCGCCGTGCTGCTTATTGCCCACCGTGATGGTGTCTTTGACCGCTTCAGTCTTACGTGA
- the tinf2 gene encoding TERF1-interacting nuclear factor 2 isoform X2: MASRKPNDTHAGVSHPLASLQLLAPPVRLLSAALWKVMKQREVAQYGVLAEFVESTCDAVSDLLTSRHRAKLALGLRTRLILELLRVPQPDGSVIGTHLRKIKAPPVPSASTAKIDVKVKKSVESFHTLVHELLTDSAAKEEFFQEEFLEDYGPLFEERLEKLLWEFLIRLDQLLPVPSLPQTVSWLSENPAVLEECARAASQPQLLKTLLDHQACLSASLPPNAADSILTAVSLPLSGKVPSSLQQGPGSSSSCGDQPMRERDLTPPAAAAIRELLTDSDDAPAIKKAKRDGGELTGRSGRAQAGDEEPMTSQKHHSLVVAALGRRQLRLVIPKLSSAQLCPGATPSGPKTNLDDSISTSLPSEFFGSVASNPQPGAGSSEDRTAPRPNKTVAPERSHNEQDGGRPATSKARSSLARHEQGEALTPQKLRQAKVVIRKLQRCELHLGAASFYGLKSVDEKENCPRSVSGGALSSPQRCSSSSSAEAPVPSGDDYVADSEDEGTKKFKERLFLKRYRKSKHGTFFPTLREFLKLRKRAVLLIAHRDGVFDRFSLT; the protein is encoded by the exons ATGGCGTCAAGGAAGCCTAACGACACGCATGCTG GTGTCAGTCATCCCTTGGCCAGTTTGCAGCTGCTGGCTCCGCCCGTGCGCTTGCTATCCGCCGCCCTCTGGAAGGTCATGAAGCAGCGGGAAGTGGCGCAGTACGGCGTCCTGGCGGAATTTGTGGAGTCCACTTGCGACGCCGTGTCCGACTTGCTCACCTCCAGGCACCGGGCCAAGCTGGCGTTGGGGCTGAGAACGCGA CTCATCTTGGAGCTCCTGCGTGTCCCGCAACCCGATGGCAGCGTCATTGGGACCCACCTGAGAAAGATAAAAGCTCCTCCCGTCCCGTCCGCTTCTACCGCG AAGATTGACGTCAAGGTGAAGAAATCGGTCGAGAGTTTTCACACGCTGGTCCACGAGCTGCTCACTGACTCGGCTGCCAAGGAGGAGTTTTTCCAG GAGGAGTTCCTGGAGGACTACGGTCCATTATTCGAGGAAAGACTGGAGAAGCTGCTGTGGGAGTTTCTCATTCGATTGGATCAACTGCTCCCGGTGCCCAGCCTTCCTCAG ACGGTGTCGTGGCTCAGCGAGAACCCCGCCGTCTTGGAAGAGTGCGCCCGTGCCGCCAGCCAGCCCCAGCTTCTCAAGACTTTGCTCGACCATCAAGCCTGTCTCTCAG CATCCCTCCCACCCAACGCGGCAGACTCCATCTTGACCGCCGTCTCTTTACCGCTCTCTGGAAAAGTGCCTTCAAGTCTGCAACAAGGCCCCGGGTCGTCAAGCTCTTGCGGGGATCAGCCGATGCGCGAGCGAGACCTAACGCCGCCCGCGGCCGCCGCAATCCGCGAGCTGCTGACCGACAGCGACGACGCGCCGGCAATCAAGAAGGCCAAGCGAGACGGCGGCGAGCTGACTGGGAGGAGCGGCCGCGCCCAGGCCGGCGATGAGGAACCCATGACGTCCCAAAAGCATCACAGCCTCGTCGTGGCGGCCCTTGGACGCCGCCAACTCAGACTGGTGATTCCAAAACTGTCGAGCGCCCAGCTATGTCCGGGAGCGACGCCTTCTGGCCCAAAAA CAAACTTGGATGACTCCATCTCGACATCCCTCCCTTCAGAGTTTTTCGGAAGCGTGGCCTCAAATCCGCAACCAGGCGCTGGGTCTTCCGAGGATCGGACCGCGCCGAGACCAAACAAAACGGTCGCCCCCGAAAGAAGCCACAATGAGCAAGATGGCGGCAGGCCGGCCACCTCGAAGGCAAGGAGCAGCCTCGCTAGACACGAGCAAGGGGAAGCGCTAACGCCCCAAAAGCTTCGCCAAGCCAAAGTGGTGATTCGAAAACTGCAGCGCTGCGAGCTCCATCTAGGAGCGGCGTCTTTCTACGGGCTGAAGAGCGTCGACGAGAAAGA AAATTGTCCAAGGTCAGTAAGCGGAGGCGCCTTGTCATCTCCTCAGcggtgcagcagcagcagcagtgcag AGGCGCCGGTCCCCTCGGGCGATGATTACGTGGCAGATTCTGAGGACGAAGGCACCAAGAAGTTCAAGGAGAGA CTGTTTCTCAAGCGTTACCGCAAAAGCAAGCACGGCACGTTCTTCCCCACCCTGCGTGAATTCTTGAAGCTGCGGAAGCGCGCCGTGCTGCTTATTGCCCACCGTGATGGTGTCTTTGACCGCTTCAGTCTTACGTGA
- the tinf2 gene encoding TERF1-interacting nuclear factor 2 isoform X4, with protein sequence MASRKPNDTHAGVSHPLASLQLLAPPVRLLSAALWKVMKQREVAQYGVLAEFVESTCDAVSDLLTSRHRAKLALGLRTRLILELLRVPQPDGSVIGTHLRKIKAPPVPSASTAKIDVKVKKSVESFHTLVHELLTDSAAKEEFFQEEFLEDYGPLFEERLEKLLWEFLIRLDQLLPVPSLPQSVCAQTVSWLSENPAVLEECARAASQPQLLKTLLDHQACLSASLPPNAADSILTAVSLPLSGKVPSSLQQGPGSSSSCGDQPMRERDLTPPAAAAIRELLTDSDDAPAIKKAKRDGGELTGRSGRAQAGDEEPMTSQKHHSLVVAALGRRQLRLVIPKLSSAQLCPGATPSGPKTNLDDSISTSLPSEFFGSVASNPQPGAGSSEDRTAPRPNKTVAPERSHNEQDGGRPATSKKLSKVSKRRRLVISSAVQQQQQCRGAGPLGR encoded by the exons ATGGCGTCAAGGAAGCCTAACGACACGCATGCTG GTGTCAGTCATCCCTTGGCCAGTTTGCAGCTGCTGGCTCCGCCCGTGCGCTTGCTATCCGCCGCCCTCTGGAAGGTCATGAAGCAGCGGGAAGTGGCGCAGTACGGCGTCCTGGCGGAATTTGTGGAGTCCACTTGCGACGCCGTGTCCGACTTGCTCACCTCCAGGCACCGGGCCAAGCTGGCGTTGGGGCTGAGAACGCGA CTCATCTTGGAGCTCCTGCGTGTCCCGCAACCCGATGGCAGCGTCATTGGGACCCACCTGAGAAAGATAAAAGCTCCTCCCGTCCCGTCCGCTTCTACCGCG AAGATTGACGTCAAGGTGAAGAAATCGGTCGAGAGTTTTCACACGCTGGTCCACGAGCTGCTCACTGACTCGGCTGCCAAGGAGGAGTTTTTCCAG GAGGAGTTCCTGGAGGACTACGGTCCATTATTCGAGGAAAGACTGGAGAAGCTGCTGTGGGAGTTTCTCATTCGATTGGATCAACTGCTCCCGGTGCCCAGCCTTCCTCAG AGCGTGTGTGCGCAGACGGTGTCGTGGCTCAGCGAGAACCCCGCCGTCTTGGAAGAGTGCGCCCGTGCCGCCAGCCAGCCCCAGCTTCTCAAGACTTTGCTCGACCATCAAGCCTGTCTCTCAG CATCCCTCCCACCCAACGCGGCAGACTCCATCTTGACCGCCGTCTCTTTACCGCTCTCTGGAAAAGTGCCTTCAAGTCTGCAACAAGGCCCCGGGTCGTCAAGCTCTTGCGGGGATCAGCCGATGCGCGAGCGAGACCTAACGCCGCCCGCGGCCGCCGCAATCCGCGAGCTGCTGACCGACAGCGACGACGCGCCGGCAATCAAGAAGGCCAAGCGAGACGGCGGCGAGCTGACTGGGAGGAGCGGCCGCGCCCAGGCCGGCGATGAGGAACCCATGACGTCCCAAAAGCATCACAGCCTCGTCGTGGCGGCCCTTGGACGCCGCCAACTCAGACTGGTGATTCCAAAACTGTCGAGCGCCCAGCTATGTCCGGGAGCGACGCCTTCTGGCCCAAAAA CAAACTTGGATGACTCCATCTCGACATCCCTCCCTTCAGAGTTTTTCGGAAGCGTGGCCTCAAATCCGCAACCAGGCGCTGGGTCTTCCGAGGATCGGACCGCGCCGAGACCAAACAAAACGGTCGCCCCCGAAAGAAGCCACAATGAGCAAGATGGCGGCAGGCCGGCCACCTCGAAG AAATTGTCCAAGGTCAGTAAGCGGAGGCGCCTTGTCATCTCCTCAGcggtgcagcagcagcagcagtgcag AGGCGCCGGTCCCCTCGGGCGATGA